One window of Plasmodium relictum strain SGS1 genome assembly, chromosome: 14 genomic DNA carries:
- a CDS encoding membrane integral peptidase, M50 family, putative, with the protein MESQNKMLFYRNTLMPNRKLSNNFLSLYKDRNYILRKYQNCISYILSLFPLLIISVIHILIRINDYTIGTLFLIISYLFSFSFFILYYYNSYFIFVIFVYFSFVISLCLHEFAHAYAAYKCGDITMIYKGYLYLDILNYLDIFHALIIPSITLFITGFALPGNLYWLQLHFIKNRFHLSLIFLSGPLLDIIFIIYIVFFYKLFTYFKNKKNVNAQPHSILFISLATSASFLVDSFLLNMFPIIGFDGWGVIEPYLPYCINSIINEEIVYTYLSYICPLLVFIYFNFIEPKYLFFTRVVNFILEKILGIKISHVTKGVNNFPTLYSYIRKI; encoded by the exons atggaatcacaaaataaaatgttattttataGGAACACATTAATGCCAAATAGAAAATTATcaaacaattttttatcattatataaAGATAGAAATTATATACTTAGGAAATATCAGAACTGTATATCATATATTTTGTCATTATTTccattattaataattagtGTAATTCATATTTTGATTAGAATAAATGATTATACTATTggtactttatttttaataatatcatatttattttctttttccttctttatattatattattataattcttattttatttttgttatatttgtttatttttcttttgtaaTATCATTATGTTTGCACGAATTTGCTCATGCTTATGCTGCTTATAAGTGTGGTGATATAACTATGATTTATAAAGGTTATTTATACTTGgatattttgaattatttagATATCTTTCATGCTTTAATAATTCCATCAATAACATTATTTATAACAGGATTTGCATTACCTGGAAATTTGTATTGGCTACAGttacattttataaaaaatagattTCATTTAtcacttatatttttatcaggACCTTTATtagatattatttttattatatatatcgtttttttttataaattgtttacttattttaaaaataaaaaaaatgtaaatgcGCAGCCTCACTCTATATTGTTTATATCTTTAGCTACTTCTGCTTCTTTTCTAGTTgactcttttttattaaatatgttTCCTATAATTGGATTCGATGGGTGGGGAGTAATTGAACCATATCTACCTTATTGTATAAATAgcat aataaatgaagaaattgtATATACCTATTTGTCATATATATGCCCTCTCcttgtttttatatattttaatttcattgaACCTAAGtaccttttttttacaaGAGTTGTC